One Trichosurus vulpecula isolate mTriVul1 chromosome 7, mTriVul1.pri, whole genome shotgun sequence genomic region harbors:
- the LOC118858103 gene encoding small ubiquitin-related modifier 2-like: MADEKPKEGVKTENNDHINLKVAGQDGSVVQFNIKRHTPLSKLMKAYCERQDTPAQLQMEGEDTIGVFQQQTGGAY, encoded by the exons ATGGCCGACGAAAAGCCGAAGGAAGGAGTCAAAACCGAAAACAACGACCACATTAATTTGAAGGTGGCAGGGCAAGATGGTTCAGTGGTGCAATTTAACATTAAGAGGCACACACCACTTAGTAAACTAATGAAAGCCTATTGTGAACGACAGG acaCACCTGCACAGTTGCAAATGGAGGGTGAAGATACAATTGGTGTattccagcagcagacaggaggCGCTTACTAA